CGTGGATGGTGACCGGGTTATGATAAAAGCCGGGGGCGGCAGGCATGACGATGGCGCCGGCCTGTGTGAGTTTGACCATGTTTTCCAGCGGGATCAGCCCCAGGGGCGTTTCGCGGGCGAGCAAAATCAGTTTACGGCGTTCTTTGAGATGCACGTCAGCGGCGCGGTGGATGAGATTGCCACAGGCCCCGGAAGCGATGCTGCCGAGTGTTCCCATCGAACAGGGACAGACCACCATGCCCTCGGTCAGGAAGGAACCACTGGCGATGCCTGCGGAGAAATCTTTGTAGTGGTGATAGATGAGGGCCCCCTGTTTGAGGTCGGAATCGCCGAGGACGGAGCTGAGGGCAAAGTCTTCGCTGTGCGTGGGCTTGATCTTGCGGATGACACTGTCATCAGATTGACCGGCGGGATCGGGGAGGATTTCGGTGGGGTCGAAGTTTTCCAGATCAATTTTCAGGCCGAGCTCATGTTTCAGGACCTGCGCGGCGGAGGCGCTGATGGTGAGATGCACGGTGCGGCCGGCGGCCATCAGGACTTCGATCAGGCGGACGGCATAAATGGCGCCGCTGGCGCCGGTCATGGCGACGACTACATTGGACATGAGGGGACCTCACAATCTTTCTTTGAACGTTATTTCGAAACCGCTGGTTTCACGCCGGTATACAGAGTGGCGATACCGAACGTGAGCGGATACCAGCGTGTGCCTTCCAGCCCGCATTCATCCATGAGGTCAGCTAATGCCTTTCCATAAGGGAATTCAGAAACCGACTCAGGCAGATAGTTATAGGCAGACTGTCTGTTGCGGGCGAGTAATTGTCCCATTTTCGGGAGGATATGTCGAAAATAAAATTGATAACAGGAGCGAAACAGTGGATTGGTGGGCATGGAGAATTCGAGGACGGCCACCTGACCGCCGGGCTGACAGACGCGGATCATTTCTTTGAGCCCCCGACGGGTATCGGCGACATTTCGCAGGCCGAACGCAACGGAGACGATTTGAAACTGATTGTCGGCGAAGGGGAGTTCCTGAGTGTCGGCTTCCAGAAAGGTGAGATGACTGCTGGTATTCTTTTTCAATGCCAGCTGCAGCATTTCATGTGTGAAGTCGGCTCCGACGACCTGCGTTTTACCGCCTGCTTTTTTGAGATAGGAAAGGGCGAGGTCACCAGTGCCTGTACAGACATCGAGAATGGGAGCAGCGCCAGCGGGTGCGACTTTCCGCACGGTGCGCCAGCGCCAGTAATAGTCGACGCCGCCTGAGAGGAAGTGATTCATGAAATCGTAGCGGGGTGCGATTTCGCCAAACATCTGCTGTACACGGGAGCCGGTTTTATCTACATTCATAACTTAAAATCGTTTCATATTTTCAGGACAGGCCGAGTTCAGTCAGACGGCTCTGGACGCGTTCTAACATTTCAGCGGGCATCTTCAAGGCAGACGGCCATTCACGGGGATGCCCTTCTGCTGCGGACTTACGGGTGGCATCGAGACCGAGTTTATGGCCGATCCCCTGGATGGCTGCGCTGTGATCGTCATCATCGCCGGGCCCTTCTGTGTGAATCAGATCGCGGCCCGGATTGAGATTCGTGCTGACGCGGTACCAGACCTGCTGTTCGTCGTGCACATTGATGTCGTCATCGACCACGACGATCAGCTTCAATGATAATAGACTTTCCAGACTCCACAATGCATTGACGACTCGGCGGGCCTGCTGTGGATAGGATTTTTGAATGCTGACGAACATCAGATAGCGGCCTGCCCCGGAATCAGGAAAGTGAATATCAAGCAGTTCGGGAACCATCAGCTTCAACAGTGGCAGAAAAATACGTTCGGTGGCTTGCGCGAAATAACCGGCTTCTGAAGGAGGGGCCGCCGGGATCAGCGCGTGCCAGATGGGATTGGCGCGATGGGTGACTGCGGACAGATTCAAAGGCATCACTTTTTCAGCCGGACTGTAATAGCCGGTGGAATTTGCGACGGGGGCAACATCAATGGGATCAGAAGCGGGATCGATAAAGCCTTCCATGATGATTTCGGCCTGCGCGGGAACATCGATTTCGATGGAGCGGGCCCGGACCAGTTCCAGCGCATTGTTACGGAGAAAGCCGCCAAAGGCATAGGGGTCGGTCATTTTCGGCAGTGGTGCATGAGCCGTGTAAAGTCCGACGGGATCACCGCCAATCACGATGGCGACGGGCAGCTGCTGGCCGCGGGCATGGAATTTCTGCAGTAGCTGATATCCGGCATCATGCTGACTCCAGCGAATCGCCAGTTGTTGATTTGAGATGACCTGAATGGGTCGGGTGTTGACGAAGCGGGCTTTGGTTTCCGGGTCGAAGGTAATGATCTGGGCGGCGGTGATGGTGGGTGATTGTTCTTCGGGCCAGCAGGTGAGCAGCGGGAATTCGCTGAGATTGACATCACGGCCGAGCTTGACCACCTGCTGACAGCTGGCGGTTTTTACGATGCGGGGTTTGATGTTGAGGAGTTGCGAAAACTGCGGAATCATTTTTAGCGAATCGAGCCAGCCTTCGGGTAGATCCGGTGAGAGGAGCCCGGCGATGCGGTCGGCGATGGAATCGAGCGCATCGGTTCGCAGGATCTGCAGCAGTCGGGGCAGACTGCCATAGAGATTGGTCAGTACCGGAATTTTGTGACCGGCGATCTGATCGAACAGGAGTGCGGGTGCGGAGTCGGGCGGACTGGCTTTGATGACCTGTTGGGTGATGGCAGCGATTTCGAGCTGTGTCTCCACCGGGGATGAGATCCGGACGAGCAGCCCTGCTTCTTCAAAGTTGCTGACGAATTCCGCCAGATGGTCCGCATGCATCATTATGGTGTTGTTCATAGAATTTCAGGATGGCATTGATTACAGTCAGGAATCATAACCGATTCATTACTGTCAACAAATGATCGTGGCTGTGAACCTCTCAGATTATCAGGATCCAAGCCTGTCGACGCCATCCAAGCCCCGGAAATGCTCTTATGCTGCAACGTTATCTGTTAGTCTGGCTGATCGTGCTTTCGGGAGCGGCAATCCTGTGGGACAAGATCCTGCCTGACGCGTTCCATCCGTTTCATGCTTCGAAACCGTATCTCTCGTATTTATTTACTGTCACGATGTTTGTGATTGGCTCACTGCTGCCACCCGATGAAGTGCGGGCGGTATTTCGTCGCTGGCATCAAGTACTTGGCGGCACATTTGTGCAATACACGGTGATGCCTTGCCTGGCGTATCTGATGAGCCTGTTTTTTATCGATCAACCCGAATTACGGATCGGCATAATCCTGGTGGGCTGTGTGCCGGGGGCGATGGCTTCGAATGTGCTGACACTGGCGGCGCGGGGTAATGTGAGTTACTCAGTCTGTCTGACGGCGTCGGCGACCCTGCTCTCACCAATCTTTGTGCCAATTGTGCTTTATCTGGCTGTCAGTGGAACGGACATCAACGCTGTGGAACTGGCGAAAAATTCGTTCTTTCAGTTACTGACCCAGGTGGTATTACCTGTGATTGGCGGTCATATGCTTGCCCTGTATCACTACGGATTCAGTCGCTTGATGCAGGTTTTTGGCCCTGCATTCGCGAATTTTTCGATCCTGTGGATCATTGCCACAGTGATCAGCCTGCAGGAAGAACAGTTGAAGCAAGTCTTTTTCTCGCTGGCGGCGGCGCTATTGGTGATTAACCTGCTGGGTTATCTGTGCGGATATCTGGCAGGCGCGACGATGCAACTGAAAGAATCGATGCGGCGGGCTTTGACCCTGGAAGTGGGAATGCAAAACGCGGGTCTGGGAGCGGTGCTGGCAGGCCAGCTGTTTCCGGGACAGGAGATGATCGCGTTACCGCCGGCATTGTACATGTTTGGCTGCATGCTGACCGGGACGATCCTGGCTCAGATCTGGTCAATTCGATCTGAGCGGCAGCCTGAGCAAGAGGCGAGCTCAGTCGCTCCAACACCTGAAGATTAAGTTTCTTCGAGGCGGGCCTTGAGTTCATCACGTTCTTTTTTGGTGATATCCAAATCAAACATCAGGTATTTCACATCCAGGCGTAATTGAGCCAACGCTTCCTGGATCAGACCCAGAATTCGCCTGCGGCGTTTCACCGATTCCACCACCCGTGAATAGGAAACTTCCAGCAATTGCTGCTGTTCCCGTGGCAGCTCGGCGATTTTCTTGCCCAGATCGATTACTTCGCGGGGCAGACTTGCACTATCTGTTTCGTCGGTCAGTCGAATATTCATAAGTCTCAATTCTCAGCTTGTGCCAG
The sequence above is a segment of the Gimesia algae genome. Coding sequences within it:
- a CDS encoding bile acid:sodium symporter family protein; this translates as MLQRYLLVWLIVLSGAAILWDKILPDAFHPFHASKPYLSYLFTVTMFVIGSLLPPDEVRAVFRRWHQVLGGTFVQYTVMPCLAYLMSLFFIDQPELRIGIILVGCVPGAMASNVLTLAARGNVSYSVCLTASATLLSPIFVPIVLYLAVSGTDINAVELAKNSFFQLLTQVVLPVIGGHMLALYHYGFSRLMQVFGPAFANFSILWIIATVISLQEEQLKQVFFSLAAALLVINLLGYLCGYLAGATMQLKESMRRALTLEVGMQNAGLGAVLAGQLFPGQEMIALPPALYMFGCMLTGTILAQIWSIRSERQPEQEASSVAPTPED
- a CDS encoding UbiD family decarboxylase gives rise to the protein MNNTIMMHADHLAEFVSNFEEAGLLVRISSPVETQLEIAAITQQVIKASPPDSAPALLFDQIAGHKIPVLTNLYGSLPRLLQILRTDALDSIADRIAGLLSPDLPEGWLDSLKMIPQFSQLLNIKPRIVKTASCQQVVKLGRDVNLSEFPLLTCWPEEQSPTITAAQIITFDPETKARFVNTRPIQVISNQQLAIRWSQHDAGYQLLQKFHARGQQLPVAIVIGGDPVGLYTAHAPLPKMTDPYAFGGFLRNNALELVRARSIEIDVPAQAEIIMEGFIDPASDPIDVAPVANSTGYYSPAEKVMPLNLSAVTHRANPIWHALIPAAPPSEAGYFAQATERIFLPLLKLMVPELLDIHFPDSGAGRYLMFVSIQKSYPQQARRVVNALWSLESLLSLKLIVVVDDDINVHDEQQVWYRVSTNLNPGRDLIHTEGPGDDDDHSAAIQGIGHKLGLDATRKSAAEGHPREWPSALKMPAEMLERVQSRLTELGLS
- the ubiE gene encoding bifunctional demethylmenaquinone methyltransferase/2-methoxy-6-polyprenyl-1,4-benzoquinol methylase UbiE, with translation MNVDKTGSRVQQMFGEIAPRYDFMNHFLSGGVDYYWRWRTVRKVAPAGAAPILDVCTGTGDLALSYLKKAGGKTQVVGADFTHEMLQLALKKNTSSHLTFLEADTQELPFADNQFQIVSVAFGLRNVADTRRGLKEMIRVCQPGGQVAVLEFSMPTNPLFRSCYQFYFRHILPKMGQLLARNRQSAYNYLPESVSEFPYGKALADLMDECGLEGTRWYPLTFGIATLYTGVKPAVSK
- a CDS encoding UbiX family flavin prenyltransferase → MSNVVVAMTGASGAIYAVRLIEVLMAAGRTVHLTISASAAQVLKHELGLKIDLENFDPTEILPDPAGQSDDSVIRKIKPTHSEDFALSSVLGDSDLKQGALIYHHYKDFSAGIASGSFLTEGMVVCPCSMGTLGSIASGACGNLIHRAADVHLKERRKLILLARETPLGLIPLENMVKLTQAGAIVMPAAPGFYHNPVTIHDLVDFMSGRICDHLGIRHEIHQRWGNQPL